The following proteins are co-located in the Halostella salina genome:
- a CDS encoding ABC transporter substrate-binding protein yields the protein MSDNKQQGESTSTRRRDVLRATAGVGATSLVGVTGCLTGGGGNGDTITIGWMYPHTGSYSGLAAYQEEGAKLAIEQLNENGGIDGNDVEALHEDSQADPSTARQVARRFVEDEGVDVVMGTISSSAGSAVQSYTEQRDVPFFPDIAADEITTESCTRNTFRYETRASQTATAAAGWAVENFGTNMWVHNADYLWGNSVASAWKSEAQAANSDVNVVGETTSQLGATDFSSYISQMADSDAEWVVTGVNGGDAVQFLKQAQSAGLKDEMTIVSPVNSFQFIRKAAPEAAVGTYSAVRYFEEYDSSENEEFVSLYEDRWDQPPDNFAHVSWTHMQMYAQAVEEAGSTNLDDLVDALTSIEYTSPMGTTQFRECDHQAVRPYNVGEIVEPSEYDWPAIDVTQTVSAEDTMIPCEETGCEF from the coding sequence ATGTCCGATAACAAGCAGCAGGGGGAGAGTACATCCACCCGTCGCCGCGACGTGCTCCGAGCCACGGCGGGCGTCGGCGCAACGAGTCTGGTCGGCGTAACTGGCTGTCTCACCGGTGGTGGCGGCAACGGTGATACGATTACGATCGGCTGGATGTACCCGCACACGGGGTCGTACAGCGGTCTCGCGGCGTACCAGGAGGAGGGTGCGAAGCTGGCGATCGAACAGCTCAACGAGAACGGCGGCATCGACGGCAACGACGTCGAGGCGCTCCACGAGGACAGTCAGGCCGACCCCTCGACGGCGCGGCAGGTCGCACGGCGGTTCGTCGAGGACGAGGGCGTCGACGTCGTGATGGGAACCATCTCCAGTTCGGCGGGGTCGGCGGTTCAGTCGTACACCGAACAACGGGACGTCCCGTTCTTCCCGGACATCGCGGCCGACGAGATCACGACGGAATCGTGTACGCGGAACACGTTCCGCTACGAGACCCGCGCCTCCCAGACCGCGACCGCCGCGGCCGGGTGGGCCGTCGAGAACTTCGGCACGAACATGTGGGTCCACAACGCCGACTACCTGTGGGGCAACAGCGTTGCCAGCGCCTGGAAGTCGGAGGCACAGGCAGCGAACAGCGACGTGAACGTCGTCGGCGAGACCACGAGTCAGCTGGGCGCGACCGACTTCTCGTCGTACATCAGCCAGATGGCCGACTCCGACGCCGAGTGGGTCGTCACCGGCGTCAACGGCGGCGACGCCGTGCAGTTCCTGAAGCAGGCCCAGAGCGCCGGCCTCAAGGACGAGATGACGATCGTCAGCCCGGTCAACTCCTTCCAGTTCATCCGGAAGGCCGCACCCGAGGCCGCGGTCGGCACGTACTCCGCCGTGCGCTACTTCGAGGAGTACGACTCCTCCGAGAACGAGGAGTTCGTCAGCCTCTACGAGGACCGGTGGGACCAGCCCCCGGACAACTTCGCGCACGTCTCCTGGACGCACATGCAGATGTACGCCCAGGCGGTCGAGGAGGCAGGGTCGACGAACCTCGACGACCTCGTCGACGCGCTGACGAGCATCGAGTACACTTCCCCGATGGGGACGACGCAGTTCCGCGAGTGCGACCACCAGGCGGTCCGGCCGTACAACGTCGGCGAGATCGTCGAACCCAGCGAGTACGACTGGCCCGCCATCGACGTCACGCAGACCGTCTCCGCGGAGGACACGATGATCCCCTGCGAGGAGACGGGCTGTGAGTTCTAG
- a CDS encoding ABC transporter ATP-binding protein — MTILETNDLTKKYGSLVAVDDVNLSVSRGEVRSIIGPNGAGKSTLFDLITGIQDPTEGTVTFDGEDVTGLASHEIAGRGMSRSFQITDVFGGLTALENVQVAAQVSDSRRSSMWRDADGLTEVHDTAMGVLEDVGLADRPHQRASDFAYGDRRKLEIGLAVANDPELLLLDEPTAGMGSDDTQATVEMVQRLAEEREFTVMLIEHDLEIVMNVSDSITVLQDGRVIAEGPPARIQADEGVQEAYLGGVSA, encoded by the coding sequence ATGACGATACTCGAAACGAACGACCTGACGAAGAAGTACGGGAGCCTCGTCGCCGTCGACGACGTGAACCTCTCGGTCTCCCGTGGCGAAGTGCGCTCGATCATCGGCCCCAACGGGGCGGGCAAGTCGACGCTGTTCGACCTCATCACCGGCATTCAGGACCCGACGGAGGGGACGGTGACGTTCGACGGCGAGGACGTGACCGGCCTGGCGTCCCACGAGATCGCGGGCCGCGGGATGTCGCGCTCGTTCCAGATCACCGACGTGTTCGGGGGCCTCACCGCTCTGGAGAACGTCCAGGTGGCCGCGCAGGTGAGCGACTCCCGCCGGAGTTCGATGTGGCGCGACGCCGACGGGCTCACCGAGGTCCACGACACGGCGATGGGCGTGCTGGAGGACGTCGGCCTCGCCGACCGCCCGCACCAGCGCGCGTCCGACTTCGCCTACGGCGACCGCCGCAAACTGGAGATCGGGCTGGCCGTCGCCAACGACCCCGAACTGCTCCTGCTGGACGAACCGACCGCGGGGATGGGGTCCGACGACACGCAGGCGACCGTGGAGATGGTCCAGCGACTCGCCGAGGAACGGGAGTTCACCGTCATGCTCATCGAACACGACCTCGAGATCGTGATGAACGTCTCCGACAGCATCACCGTCCTGCAGGACGGCCGGGTGATCGCCGAGGGGCCGCCCGCGAGGATCCAGGCCGACGAGGGCGTTCAGGAGGCGTACCTGGGAGGTGTCTCGGCGTGA
- a CDS encoding LUD domain-containing protein, translated as MSHVEAFEQALADRPVTVDRITATEFPGRIEAQLDPPAVGVPLPFEGVSLSGLPVELNPTPSELTAATTGVTPVGPAVAEYGSVVVQSGVEGAEGVSLYPDKHVAVLAASDVVGSLTDAVAALSGPIADGDLSSAVIATGPSGTADMGSLVYGAHGPETVHVVVLEDR; from the coding sequence ATGTCACACGTCGAGGCGTTCGAGCAGGCGCTGGCGGACCGACCGGTCACCGTCGACCGTATCACCGCCACCGAGTTCCCGGGTCGCATCGAGGCACAGCTCGACCCACCGGCGGTCGGCGTCCCCCTCCCGTTCGAGGGCGTGTCGCTGTCCGGCCTCCCGGTGGAACTGAACCCGACGCCGTCGGAACTGACGGCGGCGACGACCGGCGTCACGCCGGTCGGGCCGGCCGTCGCGGAGTACGGGTCGGTCGTCGTGCAGTCCGGTGTCGAGGGTGCCGAAGGGGTGAGCCTCTACCCGGACAAGCACGTCGCGGTGCTGGCGGCCAGCGACGTGGTCGGCTCCCTGACCGACGCGGTCGCCGCCCTCTCGGGACCGATCGCGGACGGCGACCTGTCGAGCGCGGTTATCGCCACCGGGCCGAGCGGCACCGCCGACATGGGGTCGCTCGTCTACGGCGCGCACGGCCCGGAGACGGTTCACGTCGTCGTGCTGGAGGACCGATGA
- a CDS encoding ABC transporter permease, with translation MTSASLFITQLLNGLTLGILYLLIAAGLSVIFGMTDIINFAHGAMYMLGAYVGLSVIDVTGSFWLALLLAPIAVAVLGGVVERLTLHRIYDRDPLYHIILTFGVMLMITEGVEFIWGSQPQQFSTPEILSGTAALELGSIAISYPVYKLFLIAAGVAVAGLVWALFRFTEFGLIVRAGAQNPDTVRLLGIDVSNYFTLVFALGAGLAGAAGVLAAPFLSVSPTMGDSILIIAFITVVVGGLGSFRGSAIAAILIGLVESMGNVFVPQLTGFSVYLLMLLVLLVRPQGLLGEYKVRDASTKVSFDEVIRPVRLTSKPVLATLGVLALVPLGINIIYSQYYVGLLSLIFIWALLALSLDIVMGYMGLLSFGHAAFWGGGAYITVYAMVNYIDQYLFAVSIAALACGVVAWGIGALSIRLTGVYFAMITLAFAELFHQVAVTWSDVTGGVNGLIMPIPSMFGVNLGNTTTFYYLTLVVMVLTYAASVRVLDSPFGRVVKAIRESERRTASLGYDTNKFKRRAFAFSGVVGGLAGGLVAGYRWFVSPESLHWTISGDAVIAMMLGGMGTLFGPMIGAGVFVGISEGVSAYFDQWRFFLGLFLVLIVMFAPRGIVSLPRVVADSPLGGWLPSLGDGDDPDVTGYEGAAAKEGEKE, from the coding sequence ATGACTAGCGCATCCCTGTTCATCACACAACTGCTGAACGGGCTCACGCTGGGGATCCTGTATCTCCTGATCGCGGCCGGGCTGTCCGTCATCTTCGGCATGACGGACATCATCAACTTCGCCCACGGCGCGATGTACATGCTCGGGGCGTACGTCGGGCTGTCGGTCATCGACGTGACCGGGAGCTTCTGGCTCGCCTTGCTGCTGGCTCCGATCGCCGTCGCGGTGCTGGGCGGCGTGGTCGAGCGGCTGACGCTCCACCGGATCTACGACCGCGACCCGCTGTACCACATCATCCTCACGTTCGGCGTGATGCTGATGATCACCGAGGGCGTCGAGTTCATCTGGGGCTCCCAGCCACAGCAGTTCTCGACCCCCGAGATCCTGTCCGGCACCGCCGCGCTCGAACTCGGCTCGATCGCGATCAGCTACCCGGTGTACAAGCTGTTCCTGATCGCCGCCGGGGTAGCCGTCGCCGGGCTGGTGTGGGCGCTGTTTCGCTTCACCGAGTTCGGTCTCATCGTCCGGGCCGGGGCGCAGAACCCCGACACCGTGCGGCTGCTCGGGATCGACGTGTCGAACTACTTCACGCTCGTGTTCGCGCTGGGTGCCGGCCTCGCTGGTGCGGCCGGGGTGCTCGCTGCGCCGTTCCTCAGCGTCTCCCCGACGATGGGGGACTCGATCCTGATCATCGCCTTCATCACCGTCGTCGTCGGCGGTCTGGGGAGCTTCCGCGGTTCAGCGATCGCCGCGATCCTGATCGGGCTGGTGGAGTCGATGGGGAACGTGTTCGTCCCCCAGCTCACCGGCTTCTCGGTGTACCTGCTGATGCTGCTCGTGTTGCTCGTGCGCCCGCAGGGGCTGCTCGGGGAGTACAAGGTGCGCGACGCCTCGACGAAGGTGTCGTTCGACGAGGTGATCCGGCCCGTCCGGCTCACTTCCAAGCCCGTGCTGGCGACGCTGGGCGTGCTGGCGCTGGTTCCGCTCGGGATCAACATCATCTACTCCCAGTACTACGTCGGGCTGCTGTCGCTCATCTTCATCTGGGCGCTGCTGGCGCTGAGCCTCGACATCGTCATGGGCTACATGGGACTGCTGTCCTTCGGCCACGCGGCGTTCTGGGGCGGCGGCGCGTACATCACCGTGTACGCGATGGTGAACTACATCGACCAGTACCTCTTTGCCGTTTCCATCGCGGCGCTCGCCTGTGGCGTCGTCGCATGGGGGATCGGCGCGCTGTCGATCCGGCTTACGGGCGTCTACTTCGCCATGATCACGCTCGCTTTTGCCGAACTGTTCCACCAGGTCGCCGTCACCTGGTCGGACGTGACCGGCGGCGTCAACGGGCTGATCATGCCGATCCCGTCGATGTTCGGTGTCAACCTGGGTAACACGACGACGTTCTACTACCTCACGCTGGTCGTCATGGTCCTGACGTACGCGGCCTCGGTGCGGGTGCTTGACTCGCCCTTCGGCCGCGTGGTCAAGGCGATCCGCGAGAGCGAGCGCCGGACCGCGTCGCTGGGCTACGACACGAACAAGTTCAAGCGCCGCGCCTTCGCGTTCTCGGGCGTCGTCGGCGGCCTCGCCGGCGGCCTTGTGGCCGGTTACCGCTGGTTCGTCAGCCCCGAGTCGCTCCACTGGACTATCTCGGGCGACGCCGTCATCGCGATGATGCTCGGCGGGATGGGCACCCTGTTCGGCCCGATGATCGGGGCCGGGGTGTTCGTCGGTATCAGCGAGGGCGTGTCCGCGTACTTCGACCAGTGGCGGTTCTTCCTCGGGCTGTTCCTGGTGCTGATCGTCATGTTCGCCCCGCGGGGCATCGTGAGCCTCCCGCGGGTGGTCGCCGACTCGCCGCTCGGCGGCTGGCTGCCGTCGCTCGGCGACGGCGACGACCCCGACGTGACCGGCTACGAGGGCGCTGCGGCCAAGGAGGGTGAGAAGGAATGA
- a CDS encoding IclR family transcriptional regulator, whose translation MSDSPKTIGALERSFDIVETIERLGPVGVSEIAAEVSLAKSTVYTHLHTLHESGYLVKENGAYRLSCQYLRLGASVQHDFDIYRQGKAELDSLAAETGERTNLVVEEGGRGTCVYATNPSGSTEAYMSLGEQRPMHATATGKAILAHLSEERVDAIVDEHGLPEFTAKTITSRAALHEELAEIRDSGVSFDNEESVEGLCCIATAVLVEDEPLGSISVSGPCSQFAEPDRREQLQEAVQDTANVIQLDFMLT comes from the coding sequence ATGAGTGACTCTCCCAAAACCATCGGTGCGCTAGAACGCTCGTTCGACATCGTCGAAACGATCGAGCGTCTCGGTCCCGTCGGTGTCTCGGAAATAGCTGCGGAGGTATCGCTGGCCAAAAGCACCGTCTACACTCATCTGCACACCCTGCACGAGAGCGGCTATCTCGTGAAGGAAAACGGAGCGTATCGGTTGAGCTGTCAGTACCTCCGGCTCGGAGCGAGCGTCCAGCACGACTTCGACATCTACCGGCAGGGGAAAGCGGAACTCGACTCGCTGGCCGCCGAGACCGGCGAACGGACGAACCTGGTCGTCGAGGAAGGCGGCCGGGGGACGTGCGTGTACGCGACGAACCCGAGCGGGTCGACGGAGGCGTACATGTCCCTCGGGGAGCAGCGGCCGATGCACGCGACGGCCACCGGGAAGGCAATCCTCGCGCACCTGTCCGAGGAACGGGTCGACGCCATCGTCGACGAGCACGGCCTGCCGGAGTTCACGGCGAAGACGATCACCTCCCGTGCCGCGCTCCACGAGGAACTGGCCGAGATCCGGGATTCGGGAGTCTCCTTCGACAACGAGGAGAGCGTCGAGGGACTGTGCTGCATCGCGACGGCGGTGCTCGTCGAGGACGAGCCGCTCGGCTCGATCAGCGTCTCCGGTCCCTGCAGCCAGTTCGCGGAACCCGACCGGCGCGAACAGCTCCAGGAGGCCGTCCAGGACACGGCAAACGTCATTCAGCTTGATTTCATGCTAACGTGA
- a CDS encoding thiamine pyrophosphate-dependent enzyme → MTEDLRPLTAGSVDADVETLSQADIDIGVHRILEPDGTYDRAAIPDLSDDALCDLYRWMVLQRVVDERATKLQRRGRLGTYASGRGQEASIVGSGFAIDDADRVFPYGREAGTLLIHGLSLRDLLLYWRGIEDASKMEGTNAFGVAISIGSHIPVAAGTAWGMKLNGDDAIAFANLGDGATSTGAFHEGINFAGVIDAPAVFFTQNNQYAISLSFDGQTAADTVAQKALGYGLDAIRVDGNDVLAVYEAVTAARERALAGDPVLVEAVTYRRAAHTTSDDPNRYRDEEEVEDWAQRDPLERYREFLKSEGLYEDIDEDEVRDEVDEMFDEAVDAADDFAEREVSEIFEYLHAETPPELHRQLEEFEELLERRPDMYDYIEQRPKG, encoded by the coding sequence ATGACCGAGGACTTGCGACCGTTAACCGCAGGATCGGTCGACGCCGACGTCGAGACGCTGTCACAGGCGGATATCGACATCGGCGTCCACCGGATCCTGGAACCGGACGGGACGTACGACCGGGCGGCGATACCCGACCTGAGCGACGACGCACTGTGTGACCTCTATCGCTGGATGGTGCTCCAGCGCGTCGTCGACGAGCGCGCGACCAAGCTCCAGCGTCGGGGGCGGCTCGGGACCTACGCCTCCGGGCGGGGGCAGGAGGCCAGCATCGTGGGAAGCGGGTTCGCCATCGACGACGCGGACCGCGTGTTCCCGTACGGCCGCGAGGCGGGCACGCTGCTGATCCACGGCCTGTCGCTGCGGGACCTGCTGCTGTACTGGCGCGGCATCGAGGACGCCTCGAAGATGGAGGGGACCAACGCCTTCGGCGTCGCCATCTCCATCGGCTCGCACATCCCGGTCGCCGCCGGGACGGCGTGGGGGATGAAACTGAACGGCGACGACGCCATCGCCTTCGCCAACCTCGGCGACGGCGCGACGTCGACCGGGGCGTTCCACGAGGGGATCAACTTCGCCGGCGTCATCGACGCGCCCGCCGTGTTCTTCACGCAGAACAACCAGTACGCTATCTCGCTGTCGTTCGACGGTCAGACCGCCGCCGACACGGTCGCGCAGAAGGCGCTGGGCTACGGGCTCGACGCCATCCGCGTCGACGGGAACGACGTGCTCGCCGTGTACGAGGCCGTCACCGCCGCTCGCGAGCGGGCACTCGCCGGCGACCCGGTGCTGGTCGAGGCCGTCACGTACCGCCGCGCGGCCCACACGACCAGCGACGACCCGAACCGCTACCGCGACGAGGAGGAGGTCGAGGACTGGGCCCAGCGCGATCCGCTGGAGCGCTACCGCGAGTTCCTCAAGTCGGAAGGGCTGTACGAGGACATCGACGAGGACGAGGTCCGCGACGAGGTCGACGAGATGTTCGACGAGGCGGTCGACGCCGCCGACGACTTCGCCGAGCGCGAGGTGTCGGAGATATTCGAGTACCTCCACGCGGAGACGCCGCCCGAACTCCACCGCCAGCTGGAGGAGTTCGAGGAACTGCTGGAGCGCCGCCCCGACATGTACGACTACATCGAGCAGCGGCCCAAGGGGTGA
- a CDS encoding LUD domain-containing protein, which yields MSGDARRERAAHIRELLRTEGDNVSENVGTFNEGRYRRYAEMDDVDELRAEARAIKEDAIERLPDLIEQLRETVEGNGGTVYLADDAADANEYVQSVATDIDAGTAVKSKSMTSEEIEVNDALAEVGVDTYETDLAEFVLQLDDEEPSHIVAPAVHRSREDIAELFERRFDLDEPLETAEELTTFASDYLEERVAEADIGMTGANFVTADTGTLALVTNEGNARKCAVAPETHVAVAGVEKILPSLADLPPFLELIGPAGAGQDVTAYLSLLTPPVDTPAIDFDAPDTPGFGDPDERDFHLVLIDNGRMEMRADDDLRETLYCVRCGACANSCANFQQVGGHAFGGETYSGGIATGWEAGVHGEESAAEFNDLCTGCSRCVDACPVNIDIPWINTVVRDRLNRNDDPDAFDHLVEGLTPDAEPGGMDLGKRLFGNFETLAAVGSMTAPLSNAVGDSRPVRAALERVVGVDRRRDLPRFRRETFRDWFEARDADGPDDPARSVALYPDVYTNYVRPERGKAAVRLLEALGVDVVVPDAGGSGRAPLSQGMIATARDRAEAVRDVLTPDIAAGRDVVAVEPSDLAMFRGEYERLLPESDAERLADNSYEVLEYAYGLLENDADAAALAGPEAAETPRAAAEHGVAYHSHCQQRTLGLEAHTVAVLEAAGYDVVTSDVECCGMAGSFGYKTEYYDLSEAVGDELREQFTDADAADRLLLASGTSCLDQMDSLFERRGYHPVRLLDPAGDPGSGA from the coding sequence ATGAGCGGGGACGCGCGGCGGGAGCGGGCGGCACACATCCGGGAACTGCTCCGCACGGAGGGGGACAACGTCAGCGAGAACGTCGGCACGTTCAACGAGGGGCGGTACCGGCGCTACGCCGAGATGGACGACGTGGACGAACTGCGGGCGGAGGCCCGGGCGATCAAGGAGGACGCAATCGAGCGCCTCCCCGACCTGATCGAGCAACTCCGCGAGACCGTCGAGGGGAACGGCGGCACCGTCTACCTCGCGGACGACGCGGCCGACGCGAACGAGTACGTGCAGTCGGTCGCGACCGACATCGACGCCGGCACCGCCGTCAAGAGCAAGTCGATGACCAGCGAGGAGATCGAGGTCAACGACGCCCTCGCCGAGGTCGGCGTCGACACCTACGAGACGGATCTCGCCGAGTTCGTCCTCCAGCTGGACGACGAGGAACCGAGCCACATCGTCGCGCCGGCGGTCCACCGGTCCCGCGAGGACATCGCCGAACTGTTCGAGCGCCGCTTCGACCTCGACGAACCGCTGGAGACCGCCGAGGAACTGACGACCTTCGCCAGCGACTATCTGGAGGAGCGGGTCGCCGAGGCCGACATCGGGATGACCGGGGCGAACTTCGTCACCGCCGACACGGGGACGCTCGCCCTGGTGACGAACGAGGGCAACGCCCGGAAATGCGCCGTCGCGCCCGAGACCCACGTCGCTGTCGCCGGCGTCGAGAAGATCCTGCCGAGCCTCGCCGACCTGCCGCCGTTCCTCGAACTCATCGGCCCGGCCGGCGCGGGACAGGACGTGACCGCCTACCTCTCGCTGCTGACGCCGCCGGTCGACACGCCCGCGATCGACTTCGACGCCCCCGACACGCCGGGCTTTGGCGACCCGGACGAGCGCGACTTTCACCTCGTACTCATCGACAACGGCCGGATGGAGATGCGCGCGGACGACGACCTCCGGGAGACGCTGTACTGCGTCCGCTGCGGTGCCTGCGCGAACAGCTGCGCCAACTTCCAGCAGGTCGGCGGCCACGCCTTCGGTGGGGAGACGTACAGCGGCGGCATTGCGACCGGGTGGGAGGCCGGCGTCCACGGCGAGGAGAGCGCGGCCGAGTTCAACGACCTCTGTACCGGCTGCTCGCGCTGCGTCGACGCCTGCCCGGTGAACATCGACATCCCGTGGATCAACACCGTGGTCCGGGACCGGCTGAACCGGAACGACGACCCCGACGCGTTCGACCACCTCGTTGAGGGACTGACCCCGGACGCCGAACCCGGCGGGATGGACCTCGGGAAGCGCCTGTTCGGCAACTTCGAGACGCTCGCGGCGGTGGGGAGCATGACCGCGCCGCTGTCGAACGCCGTCGGCGACTCGCGGCCGGTCCGGGCCGCGCTGGAGCGCGTCGTGGGGGTCGACCGCCGCCGCGACCTCCCCCGGTTCCGCCGGGAGACGTTCCGCGACTGGTTCGAGGCGCGCGACGCCGACGGCCCCGACGACCCGGCGCGTTCGGTCGCGCTCTACCCGGACGTGTACACGAACTACGTCCGCCCGGAGCGCGGGAAAGCGGCGGTACGGCTCCTCGAAGCACTCGGCGTCGACGTGGTCGTCCCCGACGCCGGCGGGAGCGGCCGCGCGCCGCTCTCCCAGGGAATGATCGCAACCGCGCGTGACCGTGCCGAAGCCGTCCGAGACGTACTCACTCCGGACATCGCCGCCGGCCGGGACGTGGTCGCCGTCGAGCCGAGCGACCTCGCGATGTTCCGCGGCGAGTACGAGCGCCTGCTTCCGGAGAGCGACGCCGAGCGGCTGGCCGACAACAGCTACGAGGTGCTGGAGTACGCGTACGGGCTGCTGGAGAACGATGCGGACGCCGCGGCGCTCGCTGGACCGGAAGCCGCCGAGACGCCCCGGGCGGCGGCCGAGCACGGCGTGGCATACCACTCCCATTGCCAGCAACGCACGCTGGGGCTCGAAGCGCACACGGTCGCCGTGCTGGAGGCGGCCGGCTACGACGTGGTCACCTCCGACGTGGAGTGTTGCGGCATGGCCGGCAGCTTCGGCTACAAGACCGAGTACTACGACCTGAGCGAGGCGGTCGGCGACGAACTCCGCGAGCAGTTCACCGACGCCGACGCCGCGGACCGCCTGCTGCTCGCCAGCGGCACTTCCTGTCTCGACCAGATGGACTCGCTGTTCGAGCGTCGGGGGTACCACCCGGTCCGCCTCCTCGACCCGGCGGGCGATCCGGGCTCCGGAGCGTGA
- a CDS encoding ABC transporter ATP-binding protein, with translation MSDPLLSLDDVHSAYGESHILRGVSMDVGEGEVVSLVGRNGAGKTTTLRSIVGVLEPFEGTVTFDGEDVTTLPEHERVARGIQYVPEDRQAFPDLTVEENLRMGALKADGDGIYTIDEVYDVFPRLRERREQSGSHLSGGEQQMLVIARALVGRTKLLLLDEPTEGLAPQIVEDVLEVIDRIKNEGVTILLVEQNVRAAMATADRHYVIDKGGIVFEGDTDALEADEEVRERHLGVGAAGD, from the coding sequence GTGAGCGACCCGCTGCTCTCGCTCGACGACGTCCACTCCGCGTACGGCGAGAGCCACATCCTCCGGGGCGTCTCGATGGACGTCGGGGAGGGGGAGGTCGTCTCGCTGGTCGGGCGCAACGGCGCGGGCAAGACGACGACGCTCCGGAGCATCGTCGGCGTCCTCGAACCGTTCGAGGGCACCGTCACGTTCGACGGCGAGGACGTAACGACCCTCCCGGAACACGAGCGCGTCGCACGGGGGATCCAGTACGTCCCCGAGGACCGGCAGGCGTTTCCGGACCTGACCGTCGAGGAGAACCTGCGGATGGGCGCGCTCAAGGCCGACGGCGACGGGATCTACACCATCGACGAGGTGTACGACGTGTTCCCCCGCCTCCGCGAACGCCGGGAGCAGTCCGGCTCGCACCTCTCCGGCGGGGAGCAACAGATGCTCGTCATCGCGCGCGCGCTCGTGGGCCGGACGAAGCTCCTCCTGCTCGACGAGCCGACGGAGGGCCTCGCCCCGCAGATCGTCGAGGACGTGTTGGAGGTGATCGACCGCATCAAAAACGAGGGGGTCACGATCCTGCTCGTCGAGCAGAACGTCCGCGCAGCGATGGCGACGGCCGACCGCCACTACGTCATCGACAAGGGCGGCATCGTCTTCGAGGGCGACACCGACGCGCTCGAAGCCGACGAGGAGGTCCGGGAGCGCCACCTCGGCGTCGGTGCGGCCGGCGACTGA
- a CDS encoding alpha-ketoacid dehydrogenase subunit beta encodes MQATIVEAINDAMHEEMGNDDRTLVFGEDVAESGGVFRATEGLQDEFGGERVLDTPLSEIGIVGAAIGLATYGFRPIAEIQFSGFLPPAFDQLVTNASRIRWRTRGELTAPMTVRTPYGAGVRALEHHSESLEAAYAHVPGLKVAVPSTPHDAKGMLISAVRDPDPVLFMEPKHVYRSFRGEVPEGTYTEPLGKAAVRAEGEDVTVVAWGAMMHKTREAVDALDDVDVELIDLRSISPLDRETVVESVKKTGRCVVVHEAPKTGGFAGELIATINDEALMYLEAPVERVTGFDVPVPLLAMEDFYIPQPPRIEEAIRETVTY; translated from the coding sequence ATGCAGGCGACAATCGTCGAGGCGATAAACGACGCGATGCACGAGGAGATGGGCAACGACGACCGGACGCTCGTCTTCGGGGAGGACGTGGCCGAATCCGGCGGCGTGTTCCGCGCGACGGAAGGACTTCAGGACGAGTTCGGCGGCGAGCGCGTCCTCGATACGCCCCTCTCGGAGATCGGGATCGTCGGCGCTGCGATCGGACTGGCTACCTACGGGTTCCGCCCGATCGCCGAGATCCAGTTCTCCGGGTTCCTCCCGCCGGCGTTCGACCAGCTCGTGACGAACGCCAGCCGGATCCGGTGGCGGACCCGGGGCGAGCTCACCGCGCCGATGACCGTCCGGACGCCGTACGGGGCCGGCGTCCGCGCGCTCGAACACCACTCCGAGAGCCTGGAGGCGGCGTACGCGCACGTCCCCGGGCTGAAGGTGGCCGTGCCGAGTACCCCCCACGACGCCAAGGGGATGCTGATCAGCGCGGTTCGGGACCCCGACCCGGTGCTGTTCATGGAGCCGAAACACGTCTATCGCTCCTTCCGCGGGGAGGTGCCCGAGGGGACGTACACCGAACCGCTCGGGAAGGCGGCCGTCCGGGCGGAAGGGGAGGACGTGACCGTGGTCGCGTGGGGCGCGATGATGCACAAGACGCGAGAGGCCGTCGACGCGCTCGACGACGTCGACGTGGAGCTGATCGACCTGCGCTCCATCTCGCCGCTCGACCGCGAGACGGTCGTCGAATCGGTGAAAAAGACCGGGCGCTGCGTCGTGGTCCACGAGGCCCCGAAAACCGGCGGCTTCGCCGGGGAGCTGATCGCCACGATCAACGACGAGGCGCTGATGTACCTCGAAGCGCCCGTCGAACGCGTCACCGGGTTCGACGTGCCCGTTCCGCTGCTGGCGATGGAGGACTTCTACATTCCCCAGCCGCCACGCATCGAGGAAGCGATCCGTGAAACGGTGACCTACTGA